From one Cynocephalus volans isolate mCynVol1 chromosome X, mCynVol1.pri, whole genome shotgun sequence genomic stretch:
- the LOC134367836 gene encoding probable ATP-dependent RNA helicase DDX53, with product MSRVPDWKRAERSPGAPGASCDDRGGRGSSWNGPSGGLGPRAAGSHEPPLCFRLENHLVGSVIGRGGSKIKDLQRSTNTKIQIKKGDCEAVVKIFGSKDMKAKAKAAIDTLIKRQERYRSESDVDNAASQPPVGRDVSTVNVVREAPPLMDLDRIKAEAVAWEKRKWADLPPIKKDFYTESKATSSMSKEQVDKWRKENYNVMCDDLKDGEKRPIPNPACEFEDAFRPYTELMKSITRAGFQKPTPIQAQAWPIALKGVDLIGVAQTGTGKTLSYLMPGFIHLDGQPISREQRNGPGMLVLTPTRELALQVEAECSKYSYKGLKSICIHGGRNREGQIQGITKSVDIIIATPGRLNDLQMNKFVDLRSITYLVLDEADKMLHLGLEHQIKKILLDVRPDRQTVMTSATWPDSVRRLAQSYLKEPMIVYVGTLDLVAVNTVKQNIIVTTEAEKRALIQEFLENMSPKDKVIVFVNRKLAVDDLSSDFGIQGLPVQSLHGDRELCDREEALEDFKSGKVKILITTDLVSRGLDVNDITHVYNYDFPQNIEEYIHRVGRTGRAGKTGTSISLITQDNSKIANELIQILKRANQSVPEDLVAMAKRYNFHKQKKGTQ from the coding sequence ATGTCCCGGGTCCCGGACTGGAAGAGGGCAGAGCGTAGTCCAGGAGCTCCTGGGGCCAGCTGCGATgacagaggtggcagaggcagcagttGGAATGGCCCCTCAGGCGGTTTGGGGCCTAGAGCCGCAGGCTCCCATGAACCACCACTCTGCTTTAGACTGGAGAACCACCTGGTTGGCTCAGTCATTGGTCGTGGtgggtcaaaaataaaagacctacagCGTTCGACAAAcactaaaatacagataaaaaagggggactgcgaagcagtagtgaaaatttttggcagcaaagatatgaaagcaaaggccaaggcagctatagatactcttattaaaagacaagaaaggtaCCGTTCAGAATCGGATGTGGATAATGCTGCGTCCCAACCTCCTGTTGGGAGAGACGTAAGCACAGTTAACGTTGTCAGAGAAGCTCCGCCATTGATGGATTTGGATCGTATTAAGGCAGAAGCCGTGgcgtgggaaaaaagaaagtgggcagATTTACCACCAATTAAGAAAGACTTTTACACAGAATCCAAAGCTACAAGCTCCATGTCTAAAGAACAGGTAGacaagtggaggaaagaaaattacaacgtAATGTGTGATGACTTGAAAGATGGTGAGAAGCGTCCCATCCCTAATCCAGCTTGTGAATTTGAGGACGCTTTCCGTCCGTACACAGAACTTATGAAAAGCATAACAAGGGCGGGTTTTCAAAAACCAACACCAATTCAGGCACAGGCATGGCCCATTGCCTTAAAAGGAGTAGATCTTATAGGAGTTGCCCAAACTGGCACAGGCAAAACATTGTCCTACTTAATGCCTGGGTTTATTCATCTTGATGGTCAACCGATATCTAGAGAACAAAGGAATGGACCTGGCATGCTAGTCCTCACTCCCACCAGAGAATTAGCTCTTCAGGTGGAAGCTGAATgttctaaatattcatataaaggtcTGAAAAGTATTTGTATACATGGTGGTAGAAATAGAGAAGGACAAATTCAAGGCATTACCAAAAGTGTAGATATCATTATTGCAACTCCTGGAAGACTGAATGACCTGCAAATGAATAAGTTTGTTGACCTACGAAGCATAACCTACTTGGTCTTAGATGAGGCAGATAAAATGCTACATCTGGGGCTTGAGCAccagattaagaaaattttgttagatgtgCGCCCAGATCGGCAGACTGTTATGACAAGTGCAACTTGGCCAGATTCTGTCCGTAGACTTGCACAGTCTTATTTGAAAGAGCCTATGATTGTTTATGTTGGCACTCTGGATCTAGTTGCTGTAAACACAGTGAAGCAAAATATAATCGttaccacagaagcagaaaaacgaGCTCTTATCCAAGAATTCCTAGAGAATATGtcaccaaaagacaaagtcatagtGTTTGTCAACCGAAAACTTGCTGTTGATGACTTATCAAgtgattttggtatccaaggcCTCCCTGTGCAATCACTACATGGTGACAGAGAGCTATGTGATCGAGAGGAAGCATTAGAAgactttaaaagtggaaaagtgaAGATATTGATTACAACTGATTTAGTATCCCGAGGACTTGATGTTAACGATATCACACacgtatataattatgatttcccACAAAACATTGAAGAATATATCCACAGAGTAGGACGTACTGGACGAGCAGGAAAGACTGGAACGTCAATTTCCCTTATCACTCAAGATAATTCAAAGATTGCCAATGAATTGattcaaattctgaaaagagCAAATCAGAGTGTCCCAGAAGATCTTGTAGCGATGGCCAAGCGATACAACttccataaacaaaaaaaggggacacag